DNA from Pajaroellobacter abortibovis:
CACGGTACCCCATGAGAATTTTTTCTGTTGCAGTCGGTTTTTTTAGGGAAAATAATTGCGCAGTAAGCTGAGGTGGTTCTGGAAAAATATTTTCAGCTGGGATGTAGGAAGGGGGGATCGGACCATAAGCCTCTTGGATTTTTTTTAGGACGTTCGATTCACGAATGTCCCCTACAATCACAATGGTAGCGTTATTCGGAGCATAATAAGTACGATAAAAAGATTCGCAGTCCGCAGGGGAGTAGGTTGCGATATCCTCCATCCATCCGATGGTAGGCCATCCGTATGCGTGTTTGGTAAACGCATGTTTGTAAAGAAATTCGCTTATGGATCCTTCGATATCATCCTCTACGCGAAAGCGCCGCTCGTTGGATACCACTTCTTTTTCACTCGATATCTGTGCTTCTTTCAGCACTAGATTTTGCATCCGATCGCTCTCCAATCGGATCGCAAGGGAGAGACGATTTGCTGGAAGAGATTCGTAATAATAGGTGTAGTCGACCCATGTTGCTGCATTTGATTCGGCTCCGTTTTCTTCTAATTTACGATCCAACTCCCCTGGTTTGAGTGACGTGGTCTCATTAAACATAAGATGTTCGAAGAAATGAGCTAGTCCTGTTTTTCCAGGTTGTTCGTGTCTTGATCCCACACGAAACCACGTCGAATAACTGACCGTAGGAGCAGATCGATCGGTCAACAGGAGTAGGGCGAGCCCGTTTCCTAGACGGTAACGTTGGATCTCTTCGGAGCCGAAAGCACAACTCCCTTCATAAAAGAGGCACGCATGCTCATGCTTGACATTCCGATTGAGTTGCTCTACCCGCTGGTGCTGGATCGAAGAATTATTCATTGAAAGGATTTTAGAATACACAAAACGGTTTTGGCCAGGATTTAATCAATGAACCGTTATTGATAGATGTTGAGAGCAACCGTAGGGATCAATGAGAAAGTAGAGTTTTCTCCAAATCCACTGATTCCACAACCTCCAATAATCCCAACATCTTCCGTAAAATTGTATTCGATGGCGGGAGCGATAGCAAACGTATGGATCGTTGGATTGACAAGCTGATTGGTTATCAGTCCAACGCTCTCTGTCATTCCGAGGGATCCTCGAAATCTATCCGGAGCCTGATAAATGTGAAAGAGATCGACTGCAGCGACCCAGCGTTTGTCCAGATGGTATTCTGCAGCAAAGAGAGAGAGTAGGTTTTCTCCTGGATAGGCATACCCTGTCGCTCGTTCTTCTTCTGTTCCGTATATGCTGGCTCTTCGTACTTTGGCGCGAGTGGAGGCTTGAAGCCCTATATTAAAACGGAGTCGAAGGGGATGTTGATTGGGCATCAAGATGATTTTTTGGACGTTGAACCCGACTGTTGTGGCGTAGACTCCACCCCCTCGGGCATCTATCCCTTTAAGGACTGGATCAAGAGAATCATAATTTCCCATCGGAAACGTCTCTCTGACAAAAAATTGAATGTCTGGATGCCAATTGGTGTTTTCTGCTTCAAGGAGTTGAAATGCCAGTCGTATTGAGGAGTCTCCCAGTTGGGTAGACGATTGTCTTCCTTTGTATACCGCACTCCCCTGGACGGCGATCTGGACATCAAGACCATCCGTGAGCCCGGCTACAGCTATCCATAAAGACTGAATTTCATGAGTATGCTCCTCAGTGGAGTATTTCTTGGTGAATAAAAAGTACGGCTGCATCACGACATGCATGGAGGCAGTGGTCCGTCCATTTGCAGAGAACAGCGTTCCTGTCCACCAAGCTGAATACGGATCTGGATTTGACGTTTCGTCAGTCAGTCCTCGAGCAGAAGACACCATTAAACAGAAAGCTAATAGAATAGAAAAGATACGGAGGTGGAAGAAAATGAAAGGAGGGATTGGATGCTGTGTAACACCTGATAGTGAAATGGATGAAGACATGGTTATACTTTCAGGTATGAGCGCAGTTCAGTAACGGTCCTTCTAGACCAGGAAGGGTGGGGGAATGCTAGGGTCTATCGGTAGATGGTGAGCGCGATGGTTGGCATAAGAGAGGCCAGGGAATATTGATCTCGACCAAAGATGCTAATATCACAGCCTCCTATAATACCCAGGTGAACATTGAAATTATACTCGAGGGCAGGAGCGAAACCAAACGTGTGACTGTATGGAGTTACAAGTTCACTCGTCCTCGCTCTGGAATCATCTCTGACTCCAGGATTCCCTCGAAACCGGCTAGAGGCCTGATAAGAGTGGTAGAGGTCAAGAGCGACGACCCACCGCTTCGTTAAATGATATTCTACACCGAAAATGGACAAAACATTTTCTCCTGGATAGGCATACCCTTTGGCATTTTCTGCGATCGTCCCGTATACACTAGCCCCTCGCGCTTTGGCTTTACTGGAAGCTTGAAGGTTCATATTAAGACGGAGACGTAGAGGATGCTGGTTAGGCATGAGAACGATTTTCTGGAAATTGAAACTAACCGTTGTGGCATAAGCTCCTGTCCCGCTAGCATCTGTCCATTTTAAATTGGGGTCGAGGGAATCGTAGTTTCCTGTCGGAAATGTCTCTTTGACAAAGAACATGATGTCTGGATGCCAATTCGTGTTATTGGCCTCGAGGAGCTGAAATGCAAGCCGTAAGGCAGAATCGCCAAGCTGCGTGGAAGAGCGATTGCCTGCAAAGGTGGTACTTCCATGGACAATGACTTGCAAATCAAGACCGTTTGTAATGCCGGCCATGGCCGCAAAGAGAGGATGAATGCTAAATATTCGATTAGGTTGGGCAAACTTTTTGCTAGCCATCAGATAGGGTTGCACGACCACATGTCCTGCCGGTATCGTGTGGCCATTGACTGAAAAGAGCGTTCCTGTCCACCAAGCTGAGTAGGGGTCTGAAGTGGATGAACTTCCCATGTTGGCTGATCCTGCTGAAACAGAAGTTGGAATTATGGTGATCATGGTGAAGATGAAACCAGCTGAGAAGAAAGGAGAAAGGGCTTGGGACCGGAGGATTTTTTTTTTCATACTGCTTCTTTATTATTCTTTTTTGATTAGAATAGAAAAGTTAACAGAAAAAAGAGAGCATGAAAAGAGTGGATCAAATTGAAAAAAAATGGGAGATGGAACTGACCCCAATCCAGTTTAAAGTCTGCCATCAAAAAGGTACGGAAGCACCTTTTACAGGGGAGTATTGGAATCTAAAAGCGTGTGGGATTTATCAATGCGTATGTTGCCGGACGAATCTATTTCACTCAGACGCTAAGTTCGATTCCGGGACAGGATGGCCTAGTTTTTTTGAGCCCATCAACGAGGCTTCAGTTGCGTTTGTGGAGGATATTTCTCATGGAATGATACGGCTCGAAGTTCAATGTGCACAATGTGGCGCTCACTTAGGCCATAGATTTGAAGACGGACCAACCCCTACGGGAGAGAGATATTGTATTATTTCTACCTCTCTCCACTTTCTGGCACTCTAATTTTTTGTCTTTTCGCTTAATAGCTAGTCTACTTCGTCGAAATTTAAGAAGATGCAGTTGAGAGCATTTTTTTATAATGGTTGATAAGACCATTGGTCGAGCTGTCATGCGAAGTGACGGGATCGTTTGTATTCAGCTCATAATAGATCTGAGAAGCAAGCTGTTTTCCAAGCTCCACACCCCATTGATCGAAGCTATTGATATTCCATATGATTCCTTGCACGAATATTTTATGCTCATAGAGGGCGATCAATTGTCCTAACGTTTTAGGATCAATTTTTTTCACTAAAAAAGAATTGCTAGGCCGATTTCCTGTAAACAATTTGTGAGGGAGAAGCGCTTCGATTTTTTCTTCTTCGATCCCTGCTTTTTGTAGTTCAATCCGCACTTCTTCTTTTGTTTTTCCCTTCATGAGCGCTTCTGTCTGAGCAAAGAAATTGGAGAGCAGCATGCGATGATGATTGCCAAGAGGGCGATGCGTGATGATAGGAGCGATAAAATCGGTTGGGATTAATCGCGTCCCTTGATGAATAAGTTGGAAAAACGCATGTTGTCCATTGGTGCCAGGTTCTCCCCAGAGAACAGGACCTGTTTCATAGTCTGAGATGAGCTGATTATTACGATCGGTGCTTTTCCCGTTGCTTTCCATATCTCCTTGTTGAAAATACGCCGGGAAGCGGTGCATAAATTGATCGTAAGGAATTATAGCGTGCGTATGGGCTCCCCAAAAATTGATGTACCAAACCCCTAACAACCCCATAATAATTGGAATATTTCGATCGAAGGGGGTAGTTTGGAAGTGTTCGTCCGTTTCATGAGCACCTAGGAGAAACTGCTCAAAGTGATCTATTCCGATCATACAAGCGATGGGCAGACCGATCGAGGACCACATGGAATAGCGCCCACCGACCCAATCCCAGAACGG
Protein-coding regions in this window:
- a CDS encoding M16 family metallopeptidase, with product MNNSSIQHQRVEQLNRNVKHEHACLFYEGSCAFGSEEIQRYRLGNGLALLLLTDRSAPTVSYSTWFRVGSRHEQPGKTGLAHFFEHLMFNETTSLKPGELDRKLEENGAESNAATWVDYTYYYESLPANRLSLAIRLESDRMQNLVLKEAQISSEKEVVSNERRFRVEDDIEGSISEFLYKHAFTKHAYGWPTIGWMEDIATYSPADCESFYRTYYAPNNATIVIVGDIRESNVLKKIQEAYGPIPPSYIPAENIFPEPPQLTAQLFSLKKPTATEKILMGYRGPALGDADHAALVMFNELLFGGRASRIHRLLVTQQALASEVRGWVSPFVHPGLYEIGVHVHPGHTIAEVQPILDAELDRIRNELVSEDELIRAKTHLELAILQSLETASGKAEQIGFYETTLSEPAGIFRRLEMYKRLTAAELRNAARRYLNESQRTVIHVYPEGTPKELS
- the msrB gene encoding peptide-methionine (R)-S-oxide reductase MsrB; its protein translation is MKRVDQIEKKWEMELTPIQFKVCHQKGTEAPFTGEYWNLKACGIYQCVCCRTNLFHSDAKFDSGTGWPSFFEPINEASVAFVEDISHGMIRLEVQCAQCGAHLGHRFEDGPTPTGERYCIISTSLHFLAL
- the pgi gene encoding glucose-6-phosphate isomerase — protein: MSTRVQSPAWQVLKVHQEEMKEVHMRSLFAKDPKRFERFSIQFEDILFDYSKNRITEKTMQLLLDLAYESKLTDWISRMFNGDKINSTENRAVLHIALRNRSNRPILVDQENVMLKVNQTLDHLRTFTEQVHSGVWKGQTGKAITDIVNIGIGGSDLGPLMVTEALKPYWKPGLQPHFVSNVDGSHLAEVLNRVNPETTLFLIASKTFTTQETMLNAASARDWLLHHLKNPQAIQKHFAALSTNEQAVAEFGISLDQMFPFWDWVGGRYSMWSSIGLPIACMIGIDHFEQFLLGAHETDEHFQTTPFDRNIPIIMGLLGVWYINFWGAHTHAIIPYDQFMHRFPAYFQQGDMESNGKSTDRNNQLISDYETGPVLWGEPGTNGQHAFFQLIHQGTRLIPTDFIAPIITHRPLGNHHRMLLSNFFAQTEALMKGKTKEEVRIELQKAGIEEEKIEALLPHKLFTGNRPSNSFLVKKIDPKTLGQLIALYEHKIFVQGIIWNINSFDQWGVELGKQLASQIYYELNTNDPVTSHDSSTNGLINHYKKMLSTASS